The window TACGCTTGCAACAGGATTTGAAGTTCTCCGTCGTAAAACAAAGAATATTATAAGCAGCAGTAAAAGAAGTAAAAGCAATGCCGGAATAAGAATAAACAGAATGTTTGAACCGAAAATCCGTTTAAAAGCGGAAGGGAAAACGGAAAGTTTTAACTCCGCAGCCTGCGGTAAAACCTTTTTTCCGTCTTCAAATTCAAGACGCATAATAGCGTTATAACTACCTTCCGAATAATCTTGAGGAAGTTTTGCTTTTACATTTATAACCGCTTTTTCTCCCGCCTGAATCGTAATTTTTTCGGTATTTACGGGGATTTTATTTAAAACATATCCGTTATCCAAAATAATTTCCGTAAGTTTTAACTCTATCTCTTCCTCAGAGGTATTTTTAATTTCCAGCGGAAAAGTCAAATTACCGCCGTAAGACTTAAGTTCTTCAGGAAAAATTACCGAGGGCAGATTTTTACCGTTATCTTCAATGGAAAATTCACCGTTTTCCGAAAGTTCGCTTGTGGAAGCTCCCGCAGAATCCGTAAAAGTTTTTGAAACATCGGTGTATTCTTTGGTTTTTCCTCCGTCAGCCTCTTTATCTCCGCCTGAAGCCGAAGAATTATCGGTCGAACCGCCGGTACCGTATCCCGAACCGCTTTCCGTTCCGCCAGCACCGTATCCCGAACCGCTTTCCGTTCCGCCTGCACCGGAATTGCCTGTTGAGCCGGTTTCAGTATCCGAAGTATTTCCCGTATTTCCCGAGTCTCCGGTATTTTCCGTACCGCCCGCGGCTCCCGAGCTGCCGCTTCCGCCGGAAGTACTTCCGCCTACGGAGCCGGCAGCACCGGCATGGCCTGTATTACCCGAGCCTTGCGCACCGCCGCTTGAGCCTCCTAAGTTTCCGCTTTGAGAAGAGCCGGAACTGCCGCCCTGAGAGCCGCTTTTTGAGCCTCCCGCCGTAGAATTATAAAACTCTTCCCCGTCCAAATCCCGTATTATGGAATCGGCCGGATACGGAAGTTTTACATAATAAACCTTCCAGCCGCCGCGGCGTATATCTCCCGCAAGAAGCCCGATTTCATTTTTTATTTGTTCTCCGCTATAATTCTTATACGGGCTTGATTCAGGCGGATTAAAAATTCCGTCCGAAATAACTATAAGAATTTGCTCCTTTGAAGCGGATAAACTTGAAGTATATTGCTTACAATAAGCAAGTCCCGTTAAAAAATCGGAATTTTTTCCGAGCTGGTACAAAAGCAAAAAACGGGATACAACTCTGGATAAATCCGCTTCGGAATTTACCTTTTGAGACATCTCATAACGGGCATCGGCATTAAACGACAAAACGTGAACGGTATCGCCTTTGCGGACAAACTTATCGGTTATCTCTTTTAAAACCCGTTTGTTAACTTCTTCATAATATTGAAGAACCGTCCCCGACGTATCGAGAAGAATAACTATGTCCGCATTACCCTGCGGTGAATTTTGTGCAAATACATCCGCCGCCGCAATGACCAAAAAAAAGCAAAACAATATCTTTTTCAAAACTTTCATAATACCTCCTTTTGCTTTCTTTTATATAATATTGCACTATTTTAAATTTGCAATACTGATATCCAAAATTTTATAACTGCGTTTTTCCTCGTTAACCTCAAATTCAAACTCTTCGCCGCTTTTTCTGTTAAATAATCCGTTGCCCAGGGGAGACATATAAGAAATAATTCCGTTGGAAGGGTCCGATTCCCACGGACCTAAAATGGTATACTCTTCTTCCGTATTGGTAAGATTGTTTAACACTTTCACTTTACTGCCGAAATAAACCTTTTTCGAAGTAGCGGTTGTCGGGTCGAAAACTTGCGCCCTGTCCAGCTCGTCCTGAAGACGTGCAAGCGCATTGTTTAAACGGTTTTGTTCCTCTTTCGCAGCCTTAAATTCTGCATTTTCACGCAAATCGCCTAAAGCGAGTGCTGCTCCTACATCTTTTGAATTCTGAGGAATTTTAACGTCGCGTATTTCAATAAGCTCTTTAGTTTTAATATCGAACATCTTCGATGTAACAATCAAACCGTGAGCCGTAACCGTTTTTTCTTCAATATCAAAGAATTTAAAATCCTTGTGTTTTTCCACAATTCTCGCACGAATACTCATTTTAATCATAGGGTCAAGGTCTTTTATATCTCCGATAAGAGTATAAAGTCTTGTAATGGTATCCACATCGCTTTCAAGGATAAAATTTTCCAAAAGGTTTCCTTTATCGAATAAAATCGAATGAACCTGATGATTAATTTTACGGTTTTCCGTAGTATTTCTATGTGAAGAAATTTCGCGGTATGTAATATCTAAAATGTGAATTAAAACAATAAGCTGCTGCTCAAAAGTAATTCCCAATGTTTTAAACCATTCTTCTTCCTGTATATTCTTAAAGAACCAAATAACGGCATTTCTGTAAATTCGATAGTTTTCAAAACAGTCTTTTACAAGTTCCCGAACCTCATTAACGGCACCCTCTTCTATCAGGGCCTGTAAAATTTCAGGTGCAAGCACGGACGGGAAAAGCTTTATATATTCCTTTTCCCAATTCGGAATTAAATTCTTTATATATTTTAAGAATTTTTGTCTTATCGTCTGCCCCCGAACCGAAACCTTGTCTTTTATTGCCGAATAAAGTTCCGTTACGTTTTCGATTCTGCTATAAAGTTCGGCAAAGTTATAAGCCTTTCCCGGAACCGCCAAGGATTTATCCGCGGCAAATTCACGTACAAGAATATACGCCGAAATAATTTGCTCGTTTACCTGATTTACACTTTTTAAAAAGCCCTCAAAATAATCCAACATTTCGCGGAAAGTATCGGACTCATCATCGCAAACTTCGGAAGAATCATAAGCGTTAAGAAGCTCAATTCGGGCAAAAAAGTTTTTCTGAGCTTTAAATTCATTGGAAAGTTTTTCTTCCAACGAAATCGGGCGTTCGCGTACGGTATAAAAATCTATATTATCCGGGTTAATACCGAATATGGGATTTTCTTTTAAAATCTTTCTGGCTTTTGTATTCCAGCTTGTCCATTCGCTTGCGGTAAGCAATGACGGAACAAGCTCTTGTTTAACGCGTTTCATATCACAATTGTTATCGAAACTTTTAATAACGGCTTTTAATGCCCATTCCGGCTCCGCCTTTATTTTTTTACCGAGGGAATCTTTATTTAAAGTGGACTTCAAAACCCAGATATGCTCTCTGTCAAGAGTCTGTAATGCGGTTATTCCCATTTTAAGACTCATTTTATGACCGCGTTTTTTTGCAAAATCGATTACAAGCTCATCATTTTGTACCGAAGCGATTCTGCCTACACCCCAAGTTCTATGGAAAACAAAACAACCCGTATCAAAGGAAATATGTTTTTCAAAGTCCGCAATTGCATCGAAAACGGGGCGCCATGCTTGGGTTAAGTTTGAAACTTTAATATACTCCTCAAGCTGACTGTGGTCTTTATATTTGTTTCTAAAGCATTCGACTATTTCGTCTCTGGCCCAGTTGTCTTTTTCATCATAAGAAAGCATTAGCTTTAAAATATCTATGGCGATATTCCAGTTTTCATTCTTGCGGTAATGCTGATAAATATCCTGCATAAGCATAGAGCTTCTGCCCGTATCCATTACTCCTGAAATTTTAGCCTGTATTCTGAAGAAAAAGTCTATTTCGTCCGGAATAAGAGTTGCCAGTTTTGACCACATCTCTTTTATTCCGCTAATTTGTTTTCTGTTTATAAATCTGTATAGGGCCTTTTTATAGTATTCGACGGATTTTTCAATATTTCCGTCTTTTTCATATTTTTCCGCCAAAAGCTTTGCAATATCGGCTTCATCATAATCGGCTTTTACCAAGCGCTCCCAAATATCGTAAATTTCTTCGTTTCCTGAAGTTTTATAACATTCCGCAAGAGTTCTCAAAGCAAATTTGGACTCTCCGTATTCGAGGAATTTTTTACAAAGATATTCTACAATCTGAGCTCTATGATTATCTATGAAAATTTCAATTAAACTTACAACGGTAGAGTCGTCTAAAAGCTGATTGGAAAGTGAAATTATACTGGAAATGTAAAGAGCTATTATACTGTTTTTTGTGTGCGCCAAATGTTCATCACAAATAGTTTTTATTTCATTTACAACATCTTCCTTTCTGGCTGTAGAAACCAGCTTATAAAGATCTTCAAAATTTTTTGTCGTGTAATTTCCTATAGCTGCTCTTGTCCATTTTTCTTCATTGAGCATCTCCGTCAGTTGTTTCTGTATATCAGACATAACACCCCCAAATCGCTATCCTACATAGCGTTTATAAATATCTTTATCCAAGACTTTTATTCTTAAAAGTACATCATCTATTTTCGCCCTACTTTCATTTACATTAACATAATGGTCTATAAGCCAAAAATAGTTGTTTATAAGGCGAGGTACAAGCCTTGCGTGTTGCTCTCCGGTTTTTTCGCGCTCTTCGTTTTCCAGCAAAAATATCTTTTGCTTTAACTGGCCGAATTCATAAGAACGAAGCTCGCGTTTTACATTGAACACTCCGTCAAGGACTCCATAAACCGGAATCCATTCGGAAACCAGCTCTGAAGAATACCCCAGTTTTTCAACTTTTCGTATAAGCCGTTTAATTATTTCGGATTCTAAAAATTGCAGCTCTATATCGGAAGGATTGATAAAAAAAGCCTCTCGAAAAAAGGCTTTTGAAAATTTCATTTCACCGTAAAGAGCGTAACAATCTGCAAGTTCTGCAAGAACCGAAGCCGAATTTTTATTAAGCTCGGCTGCATACTTCAAAAATTCAAGCCCGCGCTCATAATCGCCTAAGGCCTTATAACATAAACCGACCCTTAGATAGGGCTCTGCATTCTGCAAAACGGTTTCCTCTCTTAACAGTTCTGCATAAAATTTAAGCGCCATTGTAAACACGGCACATTTTAAAGCATATATAACAGCTTCCCGATTTTCTCCCTGTCTTTCCATGAATTTTAAAAAAGGCTTCCAGTTTGCAATCATATACTCTCCGCGTTCAAGCGGTGTAGATATTTGTTCCGCCAATTTAATTTTTTCACCCCAAAAGCTTATACCCTTAAGAGTATACTCAATATCCGCATTATCCAAATCATTTTTTAAAATCCGCTCAAGTTCGGTATAAGCGCTGTCAAACTCACCTTGCTTGAGAAAATTCAATGCAGTGTTTAAGTTGCTTTGTACAGGTTTTTCAATCATATTATCCTTTCGTATTATTATACAAAAAAAACGATTTTAGTCAATTACATCTTGACATAAAGCGGAAAGTACTATACATTCATTTGCTGAAATTTGATAAATTTTAGCCGTATCATACCGCCCTATATCCGATTTTTACCCGATTTACGGCAGTTTTTAAAAGCCGCCCGAATAATAAAATCCGGATTTAAAGCAATTATTTAAACCGGTCTTTATTTAAATAAGCCGTATTTACTTATAGAAGATTTTATTCTGCCGAAGGGTTTTTGATATCTTTAATTTTTGCAGTTATTATATGAACTATGAATTACGATTTTACCGCAATACTTGCAAAAAATATAAGAAAGATTAGAAATAAATTAAATATATCGCAAATGGAACTTGCTCTAAGGGCGGGAGTTTCGATTGCTTTTATAAATTCCATTGAAAACAGAACAAAAAGTGGGTTTCAGACTAAAAACTTTAACCAAGCTGAGCCGCCGCTTTAGGAGTCTTACCTTATGAGTTGTTTTTAACGGACGATATCAAAAAAGACGACCTTCAGCTAATTGCCGGAAACCATATGGAAATGCTTACTGAAATGCAGGATATTTTAGCCCGATATACAAAAAATATAGATATGGACAAACTCCGCCGTTAAATATATCCGCTTATAGAAGTTAAATTTTAATTTAATTCATTCACCGGTCATTTTAAAAGTATTACCTAAAGCGTATATACTATAGGCGGCGTGTATTTTTTAAACAGTTTGCGGCTTTCTCCGTTCAGTTTTCTAAAAAATACAGGGCTTATAGTAAGCCTGCCGTAATAAGGAATCCGTAATAAAAGAAAGGCGGAATTTACTTCGTTTCCTAAAATTTGAAAAGAATTCGCTCCGTTTTTAAACGCTTTTCCTATTGCGGCTTCTCCGAAGTGAACAGCCGCACTTACGGAACAGCTATAACCGCTTTCTTTTATAAAATTCTCACACAGGGTTTTTGCTTTTAAAAGATAAGCCGCCGCATTGTCGATTTCGGTTTTGGGAAAGGCTGCGATTACGGTATCGCCTTGCGGAATAATTGCAATAGGATTTGCAGGCAAAACCGTTTCTTTAAAAATAGAGTTAAATTCATAAAGAAAATCAAAAATTTCTTTCGGATTTTTCCCTTTTGCAATTTGCCCGAAACGGTCAATATCGAATACGGCAATTACAAATTCATCATAGATAAGTTCGTTTGTGTTTTTCATAATTCAGTCCTTAAAAAAATTTCAGCCGGTCTATTTGTAAAAAACACATTAAACGGTTTTTATCTTTAATTATCCGGCAGTCGTCTGAATTATCGCCGGCCTTAAATATCCGGCAGTTTGTTATACAATAATAAAATATTTTTAAAATCCTGTCAAGGTCTTTATTATTCTTTCGGATTAAAAATATAAAGACAGGTTTCCATATTTCCGCCGCGTAAAATATGTTTTTTTAAAGCGGCATCCTTATTCTTTTTACAAAAAATTTTTTCAAATTGCGGTTTGTTTGTAATAAATCCCAATTTCCATTTCGGGAAATTTTCAACTATTCCGCTCATTGAAGTGTACAGTTCAAGAGCTTCTTCCTCACTGCCGAGTCTTTCGCCGTAGGGCGGATTGGATAACAGTATCCCGAAATCATAAGGAGCTTCAAGATTTATAAAATCGGACTGAATAAAATCGGGGCGTTCAATATGATGAGTTATGCCCGCTTCGGTTAATTCCCTTCCCGCAATTATACATGCCCGCTCCGCATTCGCTTTTGAAAGAGAAACAGCCTCTTCCGAAATATCGGAGCCTGTAATTCTTACAAGACAATCCGTTCTGACGGCCGCTGCCGCCTTACCCTTTTCTTCGGTTAAGATGTTTGCGGACTTCTCAGCTTCAAAACAGGTAAATTTTTCAAAAGCAAAATGCCGCGCAATTCCCGGAGGAATATTATAAGCGTACCACGC is drawn from Treponema pedis and contains these coding sequences:
- a CDS encoding VWA domain-containing protein, producing MKVLKKILFCFFLVIAAADVFAQNSPQGNADIVILLDTSGTVLQYYEEVNKRVLKEITDKFVRKGDTVHVLSFNADARYEMSQKVNSEADLSRVVSRFLLLYQLGKNSDFLTGLAYCKQYTSSLSASKEQILIVISDGIFNPPESSPYKNYSGEQIKNEIGLLAGDIRRGGWKVYYVKLPYPADSIIRDLDGEEFYNSTAGGSKSGSQGGSSGSSQSGNLGGSSGGAQGSGNTGHAGAAGSVGGSTSGGSGSSGAAGGTENTGDSGNTGNTSDTETGSTGNSGAGGTESGSGYGAGGTESGSGYGTGGSTDNSSASGGDKEADGGKTKEYTDVSKTFTDSAGASTSELSENGEFSIEDNGKNLPSVIFPEELKSYGGNLTFPLEIKNTSEEEIELKLTEIILDNGYVLNKIPVNTEKITIQAGEKAVINVKAKLPQDYSEGSYNAIMRLEFEDGKKVLPQAAELKLSVFPSAFKRIFGSNILFILIPALLLLLLLLLIIFFVLRRRTSNPVASVLHKTGSSSAVNYDEEDINHAKRLNAFTQNSNMQSGGFEQSVYSESNKERIAAQAKEDEMLRKKILSSSFSAQQPRGSHISPANHLEKIEIKSNQSGMTEIYVLNQNRYIGKRNIHIMKPGTRLSVGGGKSDDFLIFLVPFPAHLAQVRYDGQDYHLAILKPEYFPYETSNVVNNCVGKTVTVVSDKGYHVYFTFRGYEDPAVKLNSLLTSIKYE
- the greA gene encoding transcription elongation factor GreA, with the translated sequence MSDIQKQLTEMLNEEKWTRAAIGNYTTKNFEDLYKLVSTARKEDVVNEIKTICDEHLAHTKNSIIALYISSIISLSNQLLDDSTVVSLIEIFIDNHRAQIVEYLCKKFLEYGESKFALRTLAECYKTSGNEEIYDIWERLVKADYDEADIAKLLAEKYEKDGNIEKSVEYYKKALYRFINRKQISGIKEMWSKLATLIPDEIDFFFRIQAKISGVMDTGRSSMLMQDIYQHYRKNENWNIAIDILKLMLSYDEKDNWARDEIVECFRNKYKDHSQLEEYIKVSNLTQAWRPVFDAIADFEKHISFDTGCFVFHRTWGVGRIASVQNDELVIDFAKKRGHKMSLKMGITALQTLDREHIWVLKSTLNKDSLGKKIKAEPEWALKAVIKSFDNNCDMKRVKQELVPSLLTASEWTSWNTKARKILKENPIFGINPDNIDFYTVRERPISLEEKLSNEFKAQKNFFARIELLNAYDSSEVCDDESDTFREMLDYFEGFLKSVNQVNEQIISAYILVREFAADKSLAVPGKAYNFAELYSRIENVTELYSAIKDKVSVRGQTIRQKFLKYIKNLIPNWEKEYIKLFPSVLAPEILQALIEEGAVNEVRELVKDCFENYRIYRNAVIWFFKNIQEEEWFKTLGITFEQQLIVLIHILDITYREISSHRNTTENRKINHQVHSILFDKGNLLENFILESDVDTITRLYTLIGDIKDLDPMIKMSIRARIVEKHKDFKFFDIEEKTVTAHGLIVTSKMFDIKTKELIEIRDVKIPQNSKDVGAALALGDLRENAEFKAAKEEQNRLNNALARLQDELDRAQVFDPTTATSKKVYFGSKVKVLNNLTNTEEEYTILGPWESDPSNGIISYMSPLGNGLFNRKSGEEFEFEVNEEKRSYKILDISIANLK
- a CDS encoding tetratricopeptide repeat protein, producing MIEKPVQSNLNTALNFLKQGEFDSAYTELERILKNDLDNADIEYTLKGISFWGEKIKLAEQISTPLERGEYMIANWKPFLKFMERQGENREAVIYALKCAVFTMALKFYAELLREETVLQNAEPYLRVGLCYKALGDYERGLEFLKYAAELNKNSASVLAELADCYALYGEMKFSKAFFREAFFINPSDIELQFLESEIIKRLIRKVEKLGYSSELVSEWIPVYGVLDGVFNVKRELRSYEFGQLKQKIFLLENEEREKTGEQHARLVPRLINNYFWLIDHYVNVNESRAKIDDVLLRIKVLDKDIYKRYVG
- a CDS encoding helix-turn-helix domain-containing protein gives rise to the protein MNYDFTAILAKNIRKIRNKLNISQMELALRAGVSIAFINSIENRTKSGFQTKNFNQAEPPL